The following coding sequences lie in one Thalassoglobus polymorphus genomic window:
- a CDS encoding chloride channel protein gives MIAGLGGIAFQVIGQFVLHYSLVMFAGYSPAEAVGEHLIFDHSHTGQFSPWLIVVVMTIGGLLSGWLVYTFAPEAEGHGTDAAIDAYHNKRGRIRGRIPIVKTFASAITIGTGGSGGREGPIAQIGASFGAFLGKLLKLPSRDRRILLAAGMGAGVGAVFRAPLAGALFAAEILYSESDFEAEVIIPAATASIIGYSVYGLWLPAEMHHTPLFGNDLNYAAGSPLELLPYAVLAVVVAVMGIVYIKVFYGIHNLFAKLPVPKTLRPAIGAGLAGIIGVGLFKLWGEERQALAVLSTGYGTLQQALTAATEVGIPLLFTIAVVKILTTSLTISSGGSGGVFGPSMVIGGCTGGAVGLIFQQIWPDLVPHPEAFAIVGMAGFFAGCAHAPFSTIIMVSEMTGGYGLLLPTMWVSTLTFVMGRPWKLYSKQVPSRLESPAHRGDFLVDILEGIYVRDVYHERKSLVLIPEAMTLNEIVHTIATTRQHYFPVVNEAGRIVGIFSNDDVRSYLYDETLWTLANAGDVMNSHVVSVTPDDDLNTALRCFTAIAIDELPVVDAEDDGKLLGTIRHKEVIAAYNRRLMEFKKAAQDEQE, from the coding sequence ATGATCGCAGGTTTGGGAGGGATTGCTTTTCAAGTCATCGGCCAATTTGTTCTGCACTACTCTCTCGTCATGTTCGCTGGGTATTCTCCTGCGGAAGCTGTTGGCGAACACCTCATCTTTGATCATTCACATACGGGACAGTTCTCGCCTTGGTTGATCGTTGTGGTGATGACGATCGGCGGATTGCTTTCGGGGTGGCTCGTGTACACCTTCGCCCCAGAGGCTGAGGGACACGGAACTGATGCTGCCATAGATGCCTATCACAATAAACGTGGAAGAATCCGCGGCCGTATTCCAATCGTCAAGACGTTCGCGTCAGCCATCACAATTGGAACAGGTGGATCAGGAGGACGCGAAGGTCCGATCGCTCAAATTGGAGCCTCCTTTGGTGCCTTTTTAGGGAAGCTCTTAAAGTTGCCGTCGCGAGATCGCCGGATTCTGCTGGCGGCAGGAATGGGAGCCGGTGTCGGAGCTGTCTTTCGCGCCCCACTCGCAGGAGCTTTGTTCGCTGCGGAGATTCTCTACAGCGAAAGCGATTTCGAGGCTGAAGTGATTATCCCGGCAGCGACTGCTTCAATCATTGGATATTCCGTCTACGGATTATGGCTTCCCGCAGAGATGCATCACACGCCATTGTTCGGAAACGATTTGAATTACGCAGCTGGCTCGCCGCTGGAACTTCTACCATATGCTGTTTTGGCGGTTGTGGTTGCGGTGATGGGGATTGTATATATCAAAGTTTTCTACGGAATTCACAATCTCTTTGCGAAGCTGCCCGTCCCAAAGACGCTTCGACCTGCGATTGGTGCAGGTCTCGCAGGTATTATCGGAGTTGGACTCTTCAAGCTTTGGGGGGAAGAGCGGCAAGCGCTGGCAGTTCTCTCAACTGGATATGGCACGCTTCAACAAGCATTGACGGCCGCAACGGAAGTCGGAATTCCACTTTTGTTCACGATCGCTGTCGTGAAGATCTTGACGACATCGTTAACGATTTCTTCAGGAGGATCAGGAGGTGTCTTTGGCCCTTCGATGGTGATCGGTGGCTGTACAGGTGGAGCTGTCGGTTTGATTTTTCAACAGATCTGGCCTGATCTGGTTCCCCATCCCGAAGCGTTTGCGATCGTCGGGATGGCAGGATTCTTTGCCGGGTGTGCTCATGCTCCGTTTTCCACGATCATCATGGTCTCGGAAATGACTGGCGGCTACGGCTTGCTGCTGCCGACGATGTGGGTTTCGACGCTGACTTTTGTGATGGGGCGTCCGTGGAAGTTGTACTCGAAACAGGTTCCGTCGCGACTCGAGTCGCCCGCGCACCGTGGCGATTTCCTGGTTGATATCCTCGAAGGAATCTATGTTCGTGATGTCTACCACGAGAGAAAATCATTGGTGCTCATTCCGGAAGCGATGACGCTCAATGAAATTGTGCATACGATCGCGACAACACGACAGCACTATTTCCCCGTTGTTAATGAAGCCGGACGGATTGTCGGTATCTTTTCGAATGACGACGTTCGCTCATATCTCTATGATGAAACTTTATGGACTTTGGCAAATGCGGGAGATGTGATGAATTCCCACGTTGTCAGTGTGACGCCTGATGACGACTTAAACACCGCCCTGCGATGTTTCACTGCGATTGCGATCGACGAACTTCCAGTCGTGGATGCAGAGGACGATGGAAAGTTGTTGGGCACCATTCGTCACAAAGAAGTCATCGCTGCCTACAATCGCCGGTTAATGGAATTCAAAAAAGCCGCCCAGGACGAACAGGAGTGA
- a CDS encoding vWA domain-containing protein: protein MYRWLPFIFLSIVLIAIASLMAMLVSYVGSNMYGDWKLVFQQLQSQSRWLTLSVACAVAIVLIAKLHEYERKLVSPTLGTSLLALRMFLILIIFLTLLEPVWTWSYDKETLGRVVVALDVSESMETRDQHAALSEKLRWAKSLGMFGKKGSKGDVDEWIRRLESKEEPEWISEEEEPNPQRREQRSQTRRKDIEASVETVADYSRLELAAKVLSASKESVLDQLSENAQTELAIFATDETRVDREIFNEILAGGEIKVQRGTSDLSQAVNTAIQSDSEIPLAGVVLISDGRDTSKLDQKKFQQRLSGLGVPVHTVLVGSEYRPRDLAISHLDVPETVFEDDSSIVKSIVHAYGFEDQEVTVFLEDIDSPDREPLKKIFTVEKTETEVAFNLDNLDLGRHRFRVRTEIKDRELRDDNNSREFSINVVDGTAHVLILEGEGRWEFRYLRAALSRDKRVTLDEVLFEQPFLGILDAPFFDSQLSQLPPVEGDATQFANYDCVIIGDVSPRHLTLAHWRNLERYVRDEGGTLVMTAGKRDFPLSYRGTIVNSLLPIENLRTIDLQGENQMLPPAQRGFHFSITPDGEQMAMFQLGDDWNQSRQIWSQLPGHTWGILGQAKGAATVYAAALNPGERPSLELERENALVVQHYVGNGQVLWLGVDSTWRWRFRVGDLYHHRFWGQLIRWAVGFKATAATEHVRLGLSRSVINEGEVTKIQARWNDRFLAQHPNLKSVAVIRSTDGTDFRKRVDLKAAENQPFMHEADVSDLLPGEYLVTLETPGIEWAKKSPETVLIVREELSEELTDVSAFRELLVEISEASGGRFFFLDEVAELPELFVGTQDVTSLREEIPLWSHWIVLAIFCCIAMTEWVVRKVNGLP from the coding sequence TTGTATCGCTGGTTGCCCTTCATCTTTCTGAGCATCGTGTTGATTGCCATCGCTTCTTTGATGGCGATGCTTGTCTCGTATGTTGGGAGCAACATGTATGGTGACTGGAAGCTCGTCTTTCAGCAGTTGCAGTCCCAGTCTCGATGGCTGACTCTCAGTGTGGCCTGTGCCGTGGCGATCGTGCTGATTGCCAAGTTGCATGAATATGAACGTAAACTGGTCTCGCCGACATTGGGGACAAGTTTGCTCGCGTTGCGGATGTTCTTGATTTTAATCATTTTTCTTACGCTCCTCGAACCGGTGTGGACGTGGTCTTACGACAAAGAAACCCTTGGGCGTGTCGTCGTGGCGCTGGACGTTTCCGAGAGTATGGAGACGAGAGACCAGCATGCCGCACTCTCTGAAAAACTTCGCTGGGCGAAATCCCTGGGAATGTTCGGCAAGAAGGGATCGAAGGGGGACGTCGATGAATGGATTCGGCGTTTGGAATCCAAAGAGGAACCGGAGTGGATTTCCGAAGAGGAAGAGCCGAATCCGCAACGACGAGAGCAACGTTCACAAACACGTCGAAAAGATATCGAAGCTTCTGTCGAAACGGTTGCAGACTATTCGCGGTTGGAACTTGCCGCCAAGGTTTTGTCAGCTTCAAAGGAATCGGTCCTCGATCAACTTTCCGAGAATGCCCAAACGGAGTTGGCGATCTTTGCGACCGACGAAACTCGAGTTGATCGAGAGATTTTCAATGAGATTCTGGCTGGCGGTGAGATCAAGGTTCAACGGGGAACGTCTGATTTATCTCAGGCTGTGAATACAGCGATCCAGTCCGATTCAGAAATTCCGTTGGCGGGTGTGGTGCTGATCTCCGATGGGCGAGACACTTCGAAACTCGATCAGAAGAAATTCCAGCAACGCCTTTCTGGCCTTGGAGTGCCAGTTCATACCGTGTTAGTCGGTTCGGAGTATCGACCTCGCGATCTCGCGATCTCGCATTTAGATGTCCCAGAGACCGTTTTTGAAGACGATTCTTCCATCGTAAAATCGATTGTGCATGCGTATGGATTTGAAGATCAAGAAGTTACCGTTTTCCTGGAAGACATTGATTCGCCTGATCGAGAACCGCTTAAGAAAATTTTCACAGTGGAGAAGACGGAAACAGAAGTCGCCTTTAATCTGGATAATCTCGATCTGGGACGGCATCGATTTCGGGTTCGGACAGAGATCAAAGATCGGGAACTTCGTGACGACAACAACAGCAGAGAGTTCTCCATCAATGTTGTCGATGGGACGGCTCATGTGCTGATTTTGGAAGGTGAAGGGCGTTGGGAGTTTCGGTATCTTCGAGCAGCCTTGAGTCGTGACAAGCGAGTCACTTTAGACGAGGTTCTTTTCGAGCAACCGTTTCTTGGCATCCTTGATGCGCCGTTCTTTGATTCGCAACTTTCTCAACTGCCACCCGTCGAGGGGGATGCGACCCAATTCGCCAACTACGATTGCGTCATTATCGGAGACGTCTCTCCGCGTCATCTCACGCTGGCACATTGGCGGAACCTGGAGCGGTATGTTCGGGATGAGGGAGGAACACTCGTCATGACTGCGGGAAAACGTGATTTCCCACTTTCATATCGCGGCACAATTGTGAACTCTCTTCTGCCGATCGAAAACTTGCGAACGATTGACTTGCAGGGAGAAAACCAAATGCTCCCTCCTGCCCAGCGTGGCTTCCATTTTTCGATCACTCCCGATGGAGAACAGATGGCCATGTTTCAGTTAGGCGACGACTGGAACCAGTCACGACAAATCTGGAGTCAGCTCCCCGGGCATACTTGGGGGATTCTTGGTCAGGCGAAAGGAGCAGCGACAGTTTATGCCGCTGCATTGAATCCTGGTGAACGTCCGAGTCTGGAATTAGAGCGCGAAAATGCTTTGGTCGTTCAACATTATGTCGGGAACGGACAAGTTCTTTGGCTGGGAGTCGATAGTACCTGGCGATGGCGTTTTCGTGTGGGGGATTTGTATCACCATCGTTTTTGGGGGCAGTTGATTCGCTGGGCTGTCGGATTTAAAGCGACCGCCGCGACGGAACATGTTCGCTTAGGTCTTTCGCGAAGTGTCATTAACGAAGGAGAAGTGACAAAGATTCAGGCGCGTTGGAACGATCGCTTTCTCGCACAGCATCCGAATCTCAAATCGGTTGCAGTGATACGTTCAACAGATGGGACCGACTTTCGAAAGCGGGTCGATCTTAAGGCTGCGGAGAATCAGCCATTTATGCACGAAGCAGATGTGAGTGACCTTCTCCCGGGGGAATACCTTGTGACTTTGGAAACACCAGGTATTGAATGGGCGAAGAAATCTCCAGAAACGGTGCTGATCGTTCGGGAGGAACTTTCTGAAGAACTGACCGACGTGAGTGCATTCCGCGAACTTCTCGTGGAGATTTCGGAAGCTTCGGGTGGGCGCTTCTTTTTTCTGGATGAAGTTGCCGAACTCCCGGAACTCTTTGTAGGGACTCAGGACGTCACATCGTTACGGGAAGAAATCCCGTTATGGAGCCATTGGATTGTGCTTGCGATCTTCTGTTGTATCGCAATGACGGAATGGGTTGTCCGGAAGGTTAATGGACTTCCGTAG
- a CDS encoding FG-GAP repeat domain-containing protein, with translation MLSKQIILLCLSTLTISSGCRSEALTTPSESTTQSSKRSVLDDKELKQQIEHFCGACHKTPHPSSFPKSAWYEEVKRGYDFYYTSARTDLTPPPQADVTAYYRALAPERLFEETLLEEKALEASPPSPVSFRKETLKPFHSDSTKGDAPGTSFLEWSKVQDQTFQFSDMKHGLFSRLTLDGRQIAPNTEATISPVAVRRCDLNGNQQDDLIIADLGSFLPEDHHLGKVVWIPDFRSNDSQPVTILGGIGRVADVRAGDFNNDGKEDVIVAEFGWHLTGGIHLLTNQGIDSDSGIPQFHQTLLDDRPGTIQIPTVDLNSDGRLDFVALISQEFEEVVAFLNKEDGFEKVVLYSAPDPSYGSSGIELVDLDQDGDMDILYTNGDTFDSALAKPYHGVSWLENRGNLKFQEHRLAFFPGVHRALADDLDGDGDLDIVAVSLLPHKVLQDGQNQSFDSVIWLEQVEPGQFQRYTIESGDPVYSCMEIGDFDSDGNVDIAVGHFLPSKNSKSASLSIFWNEGIKESK, from the coding sequence ATGCTGTCGAAGCAAATCATCCTGCTTTGCCTTTCTACTTTGACAATCAGTTCCGGGTGTCGTTCTGAAGCGTTGACGACGCCGAGCGAGTCGACAACTCAAAGCTCGAAGCGATCAGTTCTCGACGACAAAGAATTAAAACAACAAATCGAACACTTTTGCGGTGCCTGTCACAAAACGCCACATCCGTCCAGCTTTCCAAAGTCAGCGTGGTACGAAGAGGTCAAACGTGGTTACGATTTCTATTACACATCGGCGCGAACGGACCTCACTCCGCCGCCACAAGCGGACGTAACCGCTTACTACCGAGCACTCGCCCCCGAGAGACTGTTCGAAGAAACTCTGCTTGAAGAAAAGGCTCTGGAAGCCTCTCCCCCGAGTCCAGTCTCCTTTCGGAAAGAGACTCTGAAACCTTTCCATTCGGACTCAACGAAAGGAGATGCGCCAGGCACTTCATTTCTGGAATGGTCCAAAGTTCAAGACCAAACCTTCCAGTTCAGCGATATGAAGCATGGGCTGTTCAGCCGACTCACCCTCGACGGCCGTCAGATCGCCCCCAACACTGAGGCTACCATCAGCCCCGTGGCTGTTCGTCGTTGTGATCTGAACGGGAATCAACAGGATGACCTAATCATTGCTGATCTCGGGAGTTTTCTTCCCGAAGACCATCACTTAGGGAAGGTGGTCTGGATTCCGGACTTCCGCTCGAACGACTCGCAACCTGTCACGATTCTGGGGGGAATCGGACGGGTTGCAGATGTACGGGCTGGAGACTTCAACAACGACGGAAAAGAAGATGTAATCGTAGCTGAGTTTGGATGGCACCTCACTGGTGGTATACATCTGCTGACCAACCAAGGAATTGATAGCGATTCAGGAATTCCCCAGTTCCACCAAACATTGCTCGACGACCGCCCCGGGACGATTCAAATCCCGACCGTGGATCTGAACAGCGATGGGCGTCTCGATTTTGTCGCGCTCATCAGTCAAGAGTTTGAAGAAGTCGTCGCCTTCCTGAACAAAGAAGACGGGTTCGAAAAAGTCGTCCTGTATTCAGCACCAGACCCTTCATACGGTTCGAGCGGTATCGAACTGGTCGATCTCGACCAGGATGGGGACATGGACATCCTCTACACGAACGGAGACACCTTCGACTCTGCCCTCGCGAAACCGTACCACGGTGTGAGTTGGTTGGAAAACAGAGGGAACCTGAAGTTTCAGGAACACCGATTGGCGTTCTTTCCGGGTGTCCATCGTGCGTTAGCTGATGACCTTGACGGTGACGGAGACCTCGACATCGTCGCTGTCTCTTTGCTGCCTCACAAGGTTCTTCAAGATGGACAGAATCAATCTTTCGATTCCGTAATCTGGCTTGAGCAAGTGGAACCGGGGCAATTTCAACGTTACACAATCGAATCGGGTGATCCGGTCTATTCTTGCATGGAAATCGGCGACTTCGACTCCGATGGAAATGTCGACATCGCAGTCGGACATTTCCTTCCATCTAAGAATTCCAAATCCGCATCCCTCAGCATTTTCTGGAACGAGGGTATCAAGGAATCCAAGTGA
- a CDS encoding EGFR-like transmembrane domain-containing protein: MVGKKVRCPKCSEPFVIQLAKPTQAAPADDDWGDDFGDSEGDFDDGFDDGFDDNFEPVPRKKKKTSSKKGSKKKKKGRKKGKSGVSGGAIAAIVGGGVLFLAVLSLGVYFVLPLLQGLGGSANRMAWLPNDTQTYVEIRVADVWKSGVMKPLRTSEAGQQIKAQLKERGELKIEDIEKIVVGIPANRQQPMMVIYSTKPIDPNNLGEGVTSSSYAGKTIFEIPNDTTAGFLLNSTTIVAGPKEMLHAAIDRNGECTAAEKFSFLPVRGDVIFGSISPGTTLSQSPAGMMTRGAFDPSELESVSGTIKFSNDLDLNVALNFLQPETAQTALTTAQDALVKSKENLDKQQKELESGNFVLTRQQRSMGMKMQEVMKSVSLSGSGKTVNSKVSIPGSIIEDLADLFGGGSSFMPPIGGGIGNPF, from the coding sequence ATGGTCGGCAAGAAGGTTCGTTGCCCGAAATGCAGCGAGCCTTTTGTCATACAACTTGCGAAGCCTACCCAGGCGGCCCCGGCTGATGACGATTGGGGAGACGACTTTGGCGATTCCGAAGGCGACTTCGATGATGGATTCGACGACGGATTTGATGACAATTTCGAACCTGTACCACGAAAGAAAAAAAAGACGTCTTCGAAAAAAGGGAGTAAGAAAAAAAAGAAGGGCCGAAAGAAAGGAAAATCGGGAGTTTCTGGAGGAGCCATTGCAGCCATCGTCGGCGGAGGAGTGTTGTTTCTCGCTGTATTAAGTCTCGGAGTTTACTTCGTGCTTCCGCTTCTTCAGGGCTTGGGCGGTTCAGCAAACCGTATGGCCTGGCTACCGAATGACACACAAACATACGTCGAGATTCGCGTCGCCGATGTCTGGAAGTCTGGAGTCATGAAACCACTCAGAACCAGCGAAGCGGGTCAGCAGATCAAAGCTCAACTCAAAGAACGAGGCGAGCTCAAGATCGAGGACATCGAAAAAATCGTGGTCGGAATTCCTGCCAATCGCCAACAACCGATGATGGTGATTTATTCGACCAAACCGATTGACCCCAATAACCTCGGGGAGGGAGTCACCTCTTCTTCGTATGCGGGCAAAACAATATTCGAAATCCCCAACGATACGACCGCAGGATTTCTACTTAACAGCACAACAATCGTGGCTGGTCCCAAAGAGATGCTGCACGCTGCAATTGACCGCAACGGAGAATGTACAGCGGCGGAGAAGTTCTCATTTCTTCCCGTTCGAGGAGATGTCATTTTCGGCTCGATCTCTCCCGGAACGACTCTCTCGCAATCGCCAGCGGGGATGATGACACGAGGCGCATTTGATCCGTCCGAACTCGAATCGGTCTCCGGGACTATCAAATTCTCCAACGACTTAGACTTGAACGTTGCTCTCAACTTCCTACAACCCGAAACGGCTCAAACGGCTCTCACCACAGCACAAGACGCACTGGTCAAATCAAAAGAGAATTTAGATAAGCAGCAGAAAGAGCTCGAAAGTGGCAACTTTGTTCTCACCCGGCAGCAGCGTTCGATGGGGATGAAAATGCAGGAAGTCATGAAATCTGTTTCTCTGAGCGGCTCTGGAAAGACGGTGAATTCGAAAGTTTCGATTCCGGGATCAATCATTGAAGATCTCGCAGACCTGTTCGGTGGCGGCAGTTCGTTCATGCCGCCCATCGGTGGCGGAATAGGCAATCCATTTTAA
- the thyX gene encoding FAD-dependent thymidylate synthase, which yields MSSNASEIERLRWEKFPVLNDGFVCLVDCMGDDGSIVQAARVSYGAGTKKVSDDRTLIRYLLRHRHTTPFEMAELKILVRVPMDCWRQWIRHRTANVNEYSTRYSVAIDSAQTTPPEEWRTQATMNRQGSEGFLDADRGESLSAAEAEFQEATRRMYQERIDAGVAREQARKDLPLCTYTEAYWKIDLHNLLHFLALRMDSHAQLEIRQYATAIGENIVKPLFPIAWEAFQDYRRNAMFLTRLDVEVIQRMHQYAAENEISPPFDETVFLESQDSTWKELTRSRERDECRSKLIRMGIMQEQE from the coding sequence ATGTCTTCAAACGCGAGTGAAATTGAACGGTTACGCTGGGAGAAATTTCCAGTTTTGAATGATGGATTCGTCTGTCTGGTCGACTGTATGGGCGACGATGGTTCGATCGTTCAGGCCGCTCGAGTCAGCTATGGAGCAGGCACGAAAAAGGTCTCTGACGACAGGACATTAATTCGCTACCTGCTGCGGCATCGGCATACCACTCCGTTTGAGATGGCGGAATTGAAAATCCTTGTCCGCGTTCCGATGGATTGCTGGAGACAATGGATCCGTCACCGAACTGCAAACGTGAACGAGTACAGCACACGCTACTCTGTCGCGATTGATTCTGCTCAAACCACACCACCTGAGGAATGGCGAACTCAAGCGACCATGAATCGTCAGGGGAGCGAAGGATTCCTCGATGCGGACCGTGGTGAAAGCCTGTCAGCAGCTGAAGCGGAGTTCCAAGAAGCAACCCGTCGCATGTATCAAGAGCGAATTGATGCTGGCGTTGCACGGGAGCAGGCGCGTAAAGATCTTCCGCTTTGCACATATACAGAAGCCTACTGGAAAATCGATCTGCACAACCTGCTGCACTTCCTGGCTCTGCGCATGGATTCCCACGCACAACTGGAAATTCGCCAATATGCAACAGCCATTGGCGAAAATATCGTCAAGCCACTCTTTCCAATCGCCTGGGAAGCGTTTCAAGACTACCGCCGTAACGCAATGTTCCTGACAAGACTGGATGTCGAAGTCATTCAGCGAATGCACCAATACGCGGCTGAAAACGAAATTTCACCACCTTTCGACGAGACTGTGTTTCTGGAATCTCAAGACTCGACTTGGAAAGAGCTCACTCGATCGCGTGAACGTGACGAATGTCGCTCCAAGTTGATCCGCATGGGAATCATGCAGGAACAGGAATAG
- a CDS encoding FAD-binding oxidoreductase has product MPTTEWTPTTVSELSRIVSENFQEQKSSFMPVGGRTSLHSAGQVSGETVLLETGELNQIIEYPSRDMTITVEAGIRFETLQKELAKEKQRLPIDIPQASRASLGGAIASNTSGPSRFGYGTFRDYVIGISAVDGQGRLFSAGGKVVKNVAGYDLGKLLIGSMGTLATITEVTLKLRPIFETRVIVIASFEPEFDLDAVLVAMDKSATRPCVLDLLNTKAAWQLDGEANLKLPDGKTLLWIEYEGTAAETNWQATTVLEELKQYRPEDVVTIEDDSHEQFHDALREFQTASDDPITFRASLPKSRCAEFLKLATEANVAAQAHAGNGVVYGHLPDRCTTPQVANEILLSLRNFAESHQGALTVLSFDGEWADKIDLYGRRNSAWGLMSRVKETLDPEKLMSPNRFIT; this is encoded by the coding sequence GTGCCAACAACTGAATGGACCCCGACGACAGTCAGCGAACTCAGTCGGATTGTATCAGAGAATTTTCAGGAGCAAAAATCCTCGTTCATGCCGGTCGGGGGGCGCACTTCTCTACATTCTGCAGGCCAGGTCTCGGGCGAGACAGTCCTTCTGGAAACTGGAGAACTGAATCAAATTATCGAATATCCCTCCCGCGATATGACGATCACCGTGGAGGCGGGAATTCGATTCGAGACGTTGCAGAAGGAACTGGCTAAGGAGAAACAGCGGCTTCCTATCGATATCCCTCAGGCGAGTCGAGCTTCTCTCGGAGGAGCGATTGCGTCGAACACAAGCGGACCCTCTCGATTCGGTTACGGAACCTTCCGTGATTATGTTATCGGGATTTCTGCGGTGGATGGACAAGGGCGATTGTTTTCTGCGGGGGGGAAGGTCGTCAAAAATGTCGCTGGCTATGATCTCGGCAAATTATTGATCGGCTCGATGGGAACACTGGCAACGATTACTGAAGTCACCTTGAAGCTTCGACCGATTTTTGAGACACGAGTGATTGTCATCGCCTCCTTCGAGCCCGAGTTTGATCTGGATGCTGTTCTCGTCGCGATGGACAAGTCTGCCACGCGTCCCTGTGTTCTCGATCTCCTGAACACGAAGGCAGCCTGGCAGTTAGACGGCGAAGCGAATCTGAAGTTGCCGGATGGGAAAACCTTACTGTGGATTGAATACGAAGGAACCGCAGCTGAGACAAACTGGCAAGCGACCACGGTTCTCGAGGAACTCAAGCAATATCGACCAGAGGATGTCGTCACAATTGAAGACGATTCGCACGAGCAATTTCACGATGCCTTGCGAGAGTTTCAAACGGCCTCGGACGATCCGATCACATTCCGAGCCAGCTTGCCGAAATCTCGGTGTGCTGAGTTTCTAAAACTGGCGACAGAAGCAAATGTCGCAGCCCAGGCACACGCCGGAAACGGTGTTGTGTACGGCCATCTTCCAGATCGATGTACAACTCCGCAGGTCGCAAATGAGATTCTACTGTCACTTCGAAACTTTGCCGAATCACATCAAGGGGCGTTGACGGTGCTGAGTTTTGATGGTGAATGGGCAGACAAAATTGATTTATACGGCCGTAGAAATTCTGCATGGGGGTTGATGTCCCGGGTCAAAGAAACTCTTGATCCAGAAAAACTTATGAGCCCAAATCGATTTATCACTTAG
- the mtnA gene encoding S-methyl-5-thioribose-1-phosphate isomerase, with amino-acid sequence MSEHPRTMRWNGDSHGWLTMIDQTLLPVEFKEIECRTVEEIWEAIKMLRVRGAPAIGCSAAYGVVIGLQTLADDADRKEFDARLEEVATYLAGSRPTAVNLFWALDRMKRVAAENQELAPKEMHTRLLTEAVAIEDEDREMCAAIGRHGAKLIESGTGILTHCNAGGLATAGDGTALAVMFAAAAQGKEIQVYADETRPLLQGARLTTWELQQRGVPVTLICDSMAGQVMKEKRVQAVITGADRIAANGDACNKIGTYSVAVLAKAHGIPFYVAAPSSTFDLSLENGELIPIEERLAEEITDGMGKQTAPADTNVYNPAFDVAPAELIDAIITEKGVIRPVTKENVRAMLEA; translated from the coding sequence ATGTCTGAACACCCTCGTACAATGCGCTGGAATGGCGACTCTCATGGCTGGTTGACAATGATCGACCAGACTTTGTTGCCTGTCGAATTCAAAGAGATTGAATGTCGAACCGTTGAAGAGATTTGGGAAGCAATCAAAATGCTTCGTGTCCGTGGCGCCCCCGCGATCGGTTGTTCAGCTGCATATGGAGTCGTCATTGGCCTGCAAACCTTGGCAGATGACGCTGATCGAAAAGAGTTCGATGCTCGATTGGAGGAGGTGGCGACCTACCTGGCTGGGAGTCGCCCCACCGCGGTCAATTTATTTTGGGCGCTTGATCGCATGAAGCGGGTCGCTGCTGAGAATCAAGAGCTTGCACCAAAAGAGATGCACACTCGACTTCTGACTGAAGCGGTCGCAATCGAAGATGAAGATCGCGAAATGTGCGCAGCCATCGGGCGACACGGAGCGAAACTGATTGAATCAGGGACCGGAATTCTGACGCATTGCAACGCCGGAGGTTTAGCAACAGCCGGAGATGGAACGGCTCTCGCAGTGATGTTCGCTGCAGCAGCACAAGGGAAAGAGATTCAAGTCTATGCCGATGAAACACGGCCACTCCTTCAAGGAGCTCGGCTTACGACATGGGAGTTGCAACAGCGAGGCGTCCCTGTCACGCTCATTTGCGATTCCATGGCAGGTCAGGTGATGAAAGAAAAACGGGTGCAGGCGGTCATTACCGGAGCTGACCGCATCGCAGCCAATGGAGATGCATGCAACAAAATCGGGACGTATTCTGTTGCAGTTCTCGCCAAGGCTCATGGTATTCCGTTTTACGTCGCCGCTCCTTCAAGCACTTTCGATCTCTCACTGGAAAATGGTGAACTGATTCCTATTGAGGAAAGGCTCGCTGAAGAGATTACGGATGGGATGGGAAAACAGACCGCTCCAGCTGATACGAATGTTTACAACCCTGCATTTGATGTCGCTCCCGCCGAACTGATCGATGCGATTATCACAGAAAAGGGAGTCATTCGCCCAGTCACGAAAGAGAACGTCAGAGCAATGCTGGAAGCTTAG